The Faecalibaculum rodentium genome segment CCTGACTCTCGGGGGCAAGCCGGTGTCGAGAGAGGAAATCACGAAGACTCTTGCATTCTTCAGCTTCTGGTTTGTCCTGATTGCCATATGCTCGATTCTCGTGGCTCTGGATGGTCAGGATTTTGAGAGCACCATCGCGGCTGTCTATACCTGCATCGGCAGTGTGAGACCGGGATTTGGAATATGCGGTCCAACAGGCAGCTTTGCGCCGTTTTCCGCATTCTCCAGGCTGGTCCTGTCCTTTGCCATGCCTGCAGGGCGTCTGGAAATTTATCCGGTCCTGATCCTGATTCTTCCGCTGCTTTCTCTGATGGGGGCTGCGCAGACCGGCCACCGGGCGGAGCGCAGAGAAGAGCAGACCGAAGGTTCGGACATAAGCTCCAGGGACAGTGACAGTCGGGGAGGATATGAAGGCGGAAACCGGATCCCTGCCTGGATTCAGACCCGGCCGGGTTGGAGCATGAGACAGCGGACCTGCCCCTTTTTTACTGAGCACGATCATCTCTCACCATGTGATACAACTGTATTTTTTTATGGCGGATTTTCTCAAAAAACCAACCGTCTGGCGAATATACAAGTATGAGGGTACAGGAAATCTGTGCGGAGCAGCGCCCGCGGGAAAAAGCGCTGCAGCAGGGACTGAGGTCTCTGTCAGATGTGGAACTTCTGGCTTTGATGCTTGGAAGCGGAACCAGAAACCGACCGGTGATGGATCTGGCGGCAGATGTGCTGAAGGCAACATCGAATCTGGCGGACTGGGAGTCCTTTACGCCGGCATCTTTCATGAAGATACCGGGCATCCGGGAGGTCAAGGCCCTGCACCTGGCTGCAGCAGTGGATCTGGTCCGCCGGATCAAACGCGCCAGAGCCTTCAGAAGCCGGCCGTTTGTTTTCAATGAAGTGCTGGAATGGTGTCAGCTGGAATTCGGGTTCAGTTCACGGGAGCATTTTGCGGCTGTGTTTCTTGACACAAAAGGCCGTATACTGAGCAGCCGGGTCCTGAGTGTGGGAACGCAGACCGAGAGTCTTGTGTCGATCAAAGGAGCTTTCCGGGCAGCACTGGAGGAAAATGCTGCAAGTGTGATGTTTTTCCACAATCATCCCAGTCAGGATGTGAGTCCTTCGCCTCAGGACATCGAGACCACCCGGGGTCTGGAGGAAGCCGGCTGCACCATGGGAATCGATGTGGTGGATCATATCATTGTCGGAGGCTCTGACTGGTTTTCGATGAAACTGTCCGGTTACATGAAAGGAGAATGAATGAAACACCGCGGGCGGTTCTGACAGCCGGCGGTGTTTGCCATTCCGGGAAGCCAGAAGGTATAATGTTGGGCGACAAAGGGGGAACATCATGAAACGTTTCAACAGAACACAGCGCAGGCTGCTGACTGCCATTCTTGTGATCCTGACAGCCGGCAGCGTCATGATGGCCCTGCGACAGGCACCGGTCTCCAATGCAGGATACAGTGCCTGGGCTTATATCCGGTATGGGCTGGTGGACAGGCCGCTGACTTCTTTGGGAAACATGTTCAGGGATGTTGCCGGGCTGTGGTCTGTATATCAGGACAACGTCTATCTCAATGAAGAACTGGCTAGTCAGCGGTCCTATCAGACGATGTACCAGGATGAAAAAAACAGAAATGAAGAACTGCAGGAGATGCTGGAAATGAAAGGCTCCCTGCCGGAGAGCCTGCAGGTCAGCTGCAACGTCCTGACCCGTCCGGCTTCCGCCTGGGACCAGTCATTCACCATTTCGGCCGGCAGCATGCAGGGGGTCCGGGAAAATATGCTGGCTGCCAGCAGCGAGGGTGTGGTTGGCCTGGTCAGCCATGTGGAAACTGCCACAAGCACCGTGGAGCTGCTCACAAGCGACACCCTGGTCAATGACATTGCCATTTCCATTCCTCTGGAAGACGGAACCACAGTGGAGGGAATCCTGCAGTCGTATGATGCCCGGAAACAGGCCTATCGTGTGTCGCTGTTCAACAATGAGGCTGTCATCACCTCCGGCCAGAAAGTGTCCACGTCCGGAAAAGGCGGCAATTATCCGTCAGGTATATTTGTGGGCACAGTCACTGAGAGCGTCGTGAATGATGATGCCATCATCTCGACGATTTACGTCAAGCCAGTGGCCAACATCAGCAGTTTCAGCTATGTGACAGTCATTGGCAGAGAGGACAGCAAATGATCCGCAAACATCCCCTGATACTGGCGGGGTTTGCCCTGCTTGGTCTGTTGGACGGGTTCATTGCCTATGCCTGGCCGGCCAATTACATGCTGACCGGATTTTCGGTGATACCCCACTTTTATCTCATTGGTCTTCTCGTATTTGTCTACAACAAAGACATCCTCACCAGGGTTCTGGCCGGACTTCTGGCCGGACTGGTACATGCTTTTGTGTTCCAGGGGAGTTTTCCGTTCGATCCGGTGTACTTTACTGCAGCCGCCTGGCTTGCAGGCCTGGCTCCCCGATGGAGCAATTCGATGCGGTATTCCTGGCTGTTCTTTCTTCTGTTTGCCTTTGGATTCGATCTGCTTCCATGGATCTGGCTGCGCATCACCACTCCACTGAATGCATCCATTCTGACATGGCTATGGCGAATGGAAACCTTCACGCTGCTTCTCAACATCGCCTCTCTCTGGGTCATTCGCTATGCAGCCGACGTCATGGACCGGTATTTCAAAATCGTTCGTGTCCGCCAGGCCAGAGAGGACAGAAAAAAACTTGCGCAACTTCATGCAGCCGGCCGGTAAGCCGGCTTTTCTTCACCTGCCAGAGACACGGATCTTTTCTCTGTTTTGCAACAGGCGGGAAGACAATGGGACAGACAGCCAGGCTGTAACGGACACCCGGCGCTTTTCTATGACAGAAGCAGACGTGGTAAAATGAAATGTATGAAGAAATTATTGCTTGTGGATGGCAATTCCATGCTGTTCCGCACCTACTATGCAACCATCGGCCAGTCCCGCCGGATGACCACTAGTCAGGGCATCCCCACCAATGCAGTATTCGGGTTCATTCATCTGCTACAGAAAGCGATTGCCCAGATCGAACCGGATGCCATGCTTGTGGCATGGGACTGCGGGAAACCGACGTTCCGGCACGAAAGATTCGAGGCCTACAAGGGAACCAGAAAAGAACTGGATGAAGAGCTGATCGTACAGATGCCCATCGTCCGGGAGTATCTGGATGCCGCCAATATCACACGATATGAAGAGGAAGGATACGAAGCGGATGACATCATCGGTTCCATGGCTGCTTCCGCACCGGACATGGAAACCTATATCCTGACATCCGACCGTGACCTTCTGCAGCTTGTGGATGATTCCACCCGGGTCATTCTTATGAAGAAAGGCCTGGCAGAGCTCGACATCGTGGACAAACCGGAGCTGGAAAAGCGCTATGGACTCAGCCCTGCCCAGATCACAGACCTGAAAGGACTGATGGGAGACGCCTCCGACAATATCCCGGGGGTCAGGCACATCGGAGAAAAAACTGCACTGAAGCTGCTTCACGACTTTCAGACAGTGGAGGGTGTCTATGCACATCTCGACCAGATCAGGGGCAAGCGCCGGGAATATCTCGAGGAAGGAAAGGAATCGGCGTTTCTCTCCAAGGAACTGGCCACGATTTACCGGGAGATGAAGCTGCCGTTTTCCATGGAGGATCTGGCACTGAACCCGGACAGTCCGCAGGATTTCTACAGAAAATATGAAATGCGGAGCCTTTTGGCCCAGGAAGAAGCACAGGCCGTGCAGCAGAGCTGGGAAATCGAGGCCATTGACCGCCTGGAGTTCGATCCGGATGGAGACATTATGCTGGCAGTGGCCAGCCTGGATCCCTTCATGGACCAGACACTGTACGGATTTGTTTTCCCGCACGGTAACACCGCAGCCTGGCTTCCGGTGGACAAAGCCCTGGAAGATCCTTCCTTTGTCACCTCCCGTGCATGGACGACATGGGATTCGAAGGACTTCATGCATCTCCTGGACCGCAGCGGTTTTCCTCCGGCCCGGTTTTCCGAGGATCTGCATGTTGCGTCTTTTCTCCTGTATTCCCAGGCCACCAGCATCGATACACTGATGGAAGCTCTGGAAATCGTGCTCCCGGAGACTTTCCGGGACCTGGGCATGAAATCCAAGGGCGGCAGTAGTGTGGAGAGGATGAAGCCTGTCATGGCGGCTCTGGCCGGGCAGCTGGCACAGAAGAAAGATGCGGTTCTCGCCAGGCTGAAGGAAGAAGACATGGATACACTCTACCGGACCATCGAGCTTCCTCTGATCCCGGTCCTCTATGAAATGGAGAAAAACGGCATTCAGTGTGACCGCGGCCGCCTTGAGCAGCTTCGCGCTGAGTTCCAGGAGCGGATGGATTCACTGGCAGAAAAAATCTATGAGCTGGCTGGTCACCCGTTCAAAATCGAGAGTCCGAAGCAGCTGGGAACGGTCCTGTTTGATGAACTGGGTCTGAAAGGCGGCCGGAAACGCAGCACGGCAGCCGATGTGCTGGAAAAACTGCGGGATGAGCATCCCATAGCGGAACTCATACTAGAGTACCGGAAGTATTCCAAATTTATGACCACGTACATCACCGGACTTGTCCGGTACATCGTGGATGGCAAAATCCACACCACATTCAATCAGACCATGACACAGACAGGAAGACTGTCTTCCTCTGATCCGAATCTCCAGAATATTTCCGTCCGCGATGAAGAAGGACGTCAGATTCGAAGCATGTTCACAGCCCCCGAGGGACATGTTCTGCTTTCGGCGGATTACTCGCAGATCGAACTTCGCATGCTGGCACATATGGCGGATGAGCAGGCCATGATCCAGGCATTTCTGGAAGATGCGGATATCCATACCCGGACAGCCTGTCAGCTTTTCAATGTCTCTGCCAAAGACGTCACGGATCAGATGCGCCGTGTGGCGAAGACGGTGAATTTCGGAATTATCTACGGCCAGACGGATTTCGGACTCTCGCAGACACTCGGCATCACCCGCAGGGAAGCCAAGGAGTTCATGAACATTTACTTTGCGAGCTACCCCAATATTCACCGGTACACAAACAGAGTCATTGAATTCTGTGAAGAGCACGGATATGTAGAGACGCTGATGCATCGCCGGCGGATGATTCCGGAAATCAAAGACAAGAACTTCATGACCCGGGAGTTTGGAAAGCGGGCAGCGATGAATGCACCGGTGCAGGGCAGCGCCGCGGATCTGATCAAGATGGCCATGATTGCGGTCAAAAGACGCATGGAGGAAGAGGGCGTCAAGTCACGTCTTCTTCTGCAGATTCACGATGAGCTGATCCTGGATGTTCCGGATGATGAGGTGGAACAGATGAAGAAACTGGTTCAGGACGCCATGGATCATGCCATGGACCTGAAAGTACCGCTGAAAGCCGGAATCCACACAGGCAGAACCTGGGATGAGGCGAAGTAATGCCGGAAGGACCTGAAGTACAGACAGTCCTGAATACCCTGCAGGATAAACTGAATGGGGCCGTGATTTCCCGTGTGGAGATTCATCATCCAAAACTTCCGGCAAACCTCCCGCCGGATGAGTTTGCCCGCGCTTTGCAGGGCCAGACCATTTGCGGGTTTTCCCGTATCGGCAAATATCTGATTCTGATCACGACAGACTATGACTGGGTGATTCATCTGCGGATGGAAGGGAAGTTTTTCGTGCTCGATCACAAACCGGATCCGCGTGAGAAGCACATGCATGCTATGTTCGAACTGGCAGATGGCCGGTGTCTGGTTTATCATGACGTACGGAAATTCGGACGCATGTACCTGTACCCGAAACAGGAAAATCTCCGTGATCTCCCTGTTTTCGACAAGGTTGGTCCGGATGCTTTGAGCCCGATCAGTCCCCGTGAATTTCGAAGTCGTCTCAGGAAGAACCGGGCAATCAAGATCAATCTGCTGGATCAGGCGGTGATAGCCGGAATCGGCAACATTTATGCCGATGAAATCCTGTTTGCCAGCAGGATCCATCCGGAAACCAGAGCCGGTGACCTGTCGGATGACGACCTGGCCAGGATCCTGAGGAATACAAAGGAAATTCTGCAGGAGGCCATTGCCAGGAAGGGAACGACAATCCGCAGCTATACATCCAGTCTGGGGATTGAGGGAGAATTTCAGAACCGTCTGCGTGTACATACGAAAGACGGGACCCTGTGCCCGGTCTGCGGGAGTCCGATTGAGAAAATCAAAGTTGGACAGAGGGCCACATATTATTGCCCGGAGTGTCAGAAGACCGCAGAGGGGAACAGTGTGCCTGCCGATCCCGGCTACAGGACAGGAATCGGTCAATAGAATCAAGCAGCCGGGAATCAGTGATCCCCGGCTCTTGCTTGTCACCGGCGGGCAGGCAGTGGACGCAGTTGCGCTGAACAGGCAGGATCTGCCGGAAGAAAGCAGGTACAGAGTCCGTCGGAATTCAGCAGCAGGCACAATGCCTGGGGGATGGAAAGGGAATATGGAAATGGAACGAAACAGAGGGAAACGCCACGTGATTGGACTGACAGGGTCAATGGGTGCAGGGAAATCTGCAGCCGCAAAGATTCTGGGCGGGTATATTCCTGTGCTGGATCTTGACGCAGTAAACGCAGGACTGCTGGAAGCAGGGGGAGAGGGCAGCCGGCTGCTTGGAACATATGCCTGGGTTCCTTTCAGGGAAAACGGTGCTGTTGACCGTTCGGAAATGGCAGCAAGAATGTTTGCGGATCCCGTGAAGCGAAAACAGGCTGAGGGGATTCTTCATCCTTTGCTGTGGAATGCCATGGAGGACTGGATACAGGACAAACCGGTATGTGCCGTGGAGGTTCCTTTGCTGTTCGAGACAGGCAGTGCAGACCGGTTTGATTCCATCTGGTGTGTCACATGCCGGGAATCAACGGCCATCGACCGGCTCATCCGTTGGCGTGGATTTACCGAAGCCGGGGCCCGTGAGCGGCTGCAGTACCAGTTTCCGGCTGAGAAGAAAGCCCGGGCGAGTGATGTCGTCCTGCATAACGATGGAACGCTGGATGCTTTGCGGGAACAGATCGAAGTGGCATTGCATCAGGAGGGGATATATGAGTGCGTCATACATTGAGCTGCAGTCCAGAACGCCCGAGAGAACGGACAGGGACAGCCTGTTCCTTCTGTACAGACCTCTTTGCGGACAGGATGCGGTGATCCTGTATGAGACATTGATGTCTCTTTCGTGCCGTCTGGACAGAATCGAACCGGAGCAGCTGCTGCGGCTGTCCGGTATCGGGTCTGGCCGTATGGAGAAAGCCAGAAAAAATCTGGAGATGTTCGGGCTCCTGGATGTCTATACAGAACCTGTATCCGGCCGTCTGTTGTATGCAGTCAACCCTCCCCTGGATGTGTCCAGATTTCTGCGGCATCAAGTCTTCAGCCGGCTTCTGCTGAATACAGTGGGATCCGAGCAGTTTGACCGCCTGATGCAGTTCTTTGCAGTTGGAGCATCTGTTCCGGAGGGCTGGATGCGGCAGACAGCTGACATCGATCCGGAACCTCTGGAAAGAGAATGGTCCGAGGAAAAGGAACAGTCGCTGCAGAAGCTGCTTCCTGCCCGGGATACTGCGGGATTTGACTGGGAAAAATTCTACCGCAACAGAGAATACCTGTTTCCAGTCCGTATGCGGACACGCGCGAATGAAGAACTGATTGCCAATCTTGCCAGGCTCTATGGCCTGAGCGAAGAGCAGATGGTAAAGTACGTCAGCCGTGCCTGTCCTCCTCCCATGAAGATTCTGGATCAGGAAGCGCTGAAGAACATTATCCGTTCCGAGCGTCGCAGGGAATTCCTGGACAGACAGGATCCCTTTGAGAATGCGCCCGTTCTCTTTCTGCAGGAGCGGCAGAAAGGGGCACCTGTATCCGATGCAGACAGGCGGATGCTCGAGAAGCTCTCCCAGGAATACCGGTTTACCGGACCTGTGATCAACGAGCTGCTGGATTATACAATGGAACAGACCAATGGTGCGCTTCCCGGCAAATACGTGGAGAAAGTCGCAGGGACATGGGCACGGCTGGGTCTGGATACACGCGAGAAGGTCCGGGACTGGAGAAAGAAGCAGACAGCGCAGGCCTTACAGGGGGTACGGAAAAGAAAAGGACTGCAGGTGCAGCCGGACAGCGTGTTCAGCGGCAGGCTGCCAGACTGGTACAATGACAGGGGACGGCAGTTTGCTTCCGAGGAAGAGCGGCAGCAGATGCTGAAACAGATTGAGGATATCAAAAAGAACTGGAAAGTATGAAACGAATGGAAATACACGCTGAGATGGATGAAACGACCCGTCAGGCAAGAGAGGCACTCCTGGAAAAACTGAGGAACGATCCGAGAATCATCCGGTTTCTTCAGACCGAGAAACAGGATGGACAGTTCCTGGAGCAGAATGCCGGCGCGATGGGTCGGTATCTCGATTCACTCGACCGGTGTTCCCGCTGCCGAGGACTCGAGTTCTGCAGACAGCCGATGAAAGGACGCGGTCTGGCCATGCATGTGGTCGACGGGATCCTGGAAGAAACCTATGTGCCCTGCCGTCGTCAGCAGGCGGTGATGGATCTGCGCCGGCATAGGAGCAGCTATCGGATTTTTCATGGGGATCCCGGGGATCTGGAGCTCAGTATGAAGAGTATCAGCATGGAAGGGGAAACGCCGGAATACATGTGCAGTTATATCGCGGCGATGCAGTCCGTTGACAAGCCTGGAGGTATATTCCTGTATGGACAGCCAGGGACGGGGAAGACTTATCTGCTGACGGCTCTCGCGAATGATTTCGCCAGACAGGGCCTGAAGGTGAGTTTTGTGAAAGTCCCGCTGTTCGTGCAGGATTTCCGGCAGTCTCTCGAGGATCCGGAATACCGTCAGGATATGCTGGGACACCTGAAGTTTTCGGATGTGGTTGTCCTCGATGATCTGGGGTCGGAGGGAATCTCCAAGTGGACCAGAGACGATATCCTGTTTCCGGTCCTGGATTATCGGATGCAGAATGGCAAGAAAACATATTTTTCTTCAAACTATACCCCGGAGGAACTGCTGGAAAAGTACCAGCCGGATGGAGACCGGGTTGCATCCCTGCGGCTTCAGGAACGGATCCGTTCCCTGGCACAGCCGGTGAAAATGACAGGAAGCTCGCGGAGAAATTCTGCTGCGTAAGCGGTTGCATCTTTTCTGTGGCCGGCAGATTGGCCGGAAACAGTTTTCATTTAGAGCCGCCCGTTGTAAAATGCTGTTGAGAGAATTCAATAAGGAGGATTCTGCAGAATGTTAGTTTCAGCTACTGAAATGATCAACAAGGCCCACGAAGGCCACTATGCCATCGCGCAGTTCAACATCAACAACATGGAATGGATCAAGGCCATTCTGCTGGGATGCGAAGCAAAGAAGTCCCCTGTTATCCTGGGCGTATCCGAAGGTGCTGCCAAATACATGTGCGGTTACAAAAACGCTGTTGACATGGTCAAGAACATCATGGAGTTCTACGGCATCACTGTACCTGTAGCCATTCATCTGGACCACGGTACATACGAAGGTGCGAAAAAAGCCATCGAGGCTGGCTTTACATCTGTCATGTTCGACGGATCTCACTATCCGATCGAAGAGAACATTGCAAAATCCAAAGAGCTGATCGATCTGGCTCACAGCAAGGGCATTTCCATTGAGTGTGAAGTCGGCGGCATTGGCGGCGAGGAAGACGGCGTTGTATCTGCCGGTGAAGTTGCCGATCCCAAGGAATGTGCAGCTGTTGCGGATCTGGGTGTTGATTTCCTGGCAGCCGGCATTGGCAACATTCACGGCAAATATCCTGCAGACTGGGCAGGTCTGAACTTTGATGTTCTGAAAGAGATTCAGAACCAGACAAACGGCAAGCCTCTGGTACTGCACGGCGGTTCCGGCATCCCGCAGGAAATGGTCAAGGAAGCCATTACCATGGGTGTGTCCAAGGTGAATGTAAACACCGAATGCCAGATTGTCTTTGCAGACGCTACCAAGAAATACATTGAAGATGGCGGCATCGACAAACCCAAGGGTTACGATCCCCGTAAACTGCTGAAACCGGGTGCTGATGCCATTCAGGCTCTGGTGGAAGACTATGTAGTCAACTTCTTCGGTTCTGCTGACAAGGCGTAAGTCACAGAGACAGTAAAACGGAAGGCAGGAAAGGGGCTGTAACAGTTAAACCTGGACAGCTATCCTAAATAAAAACGCAAAGGGCAGGAAAGCTTATCAGCTGACCTGCCCTTTGTTGTATGATTTGTTTGTGCTAAAAAACATACAACCGAATTATATCCATTATCCGTTCGGCGTACAAGAATCACTCGCGCTGGATGTACCAGTCCGAATCCAATCTGATGACCCTGTTTACTCTTTCCTGGAAGCGATAGAAAGGATCAATCTTGCCAAATACTTCGCTCCGGTCAGATCGAACAATTCCAGCTCTCACGATCGCGTGATGCTGCTCCGGGTCATCCTTTTCTCATACATGACATCCAGAAAGAACATCTCCCTCAGGGAGCTGGAATCCCTGTGCCGTACAGACTGTCGGTTTCTTTACCTGTCCAACTATGAAATGCCCAGCCATCAGGCTTTCAAAAGGGTCCTGGATATCCTTCAGGAAGGGGCCATCGATGATATTTTCTTTGAACTCAGCCATCATATCGCCGTCGATCTGATGTGCATCGACCCACATGTGCAATTCGTCGATGGAACAAAGATCGAAGCTAATGCCCACAAGAATTCTTTCGTCTATAAGAAGAGGATCGTGAACAGTCGCAAGAAGCTGTATCTGAGCACTTCAGCTTTGTTAAGCGAGATCAATTCCTTCTTTGGCTATGACTATCCCCTCAGGGATGAATATCAGTCCTGGGATCTTTTCTATGTCTGCCAGTACCTGATGGAAGTCATGGTCCAGACTGACACGCAAATCTGTTATGGGATCGGCCATCGCAAGTCTTCCATTCAGAGATACTATGATTCACTATTGAAAATGGCTTTGAAGCTGATGGAGTATGAAGAGTGGCTTTATA includes the following:
- the radC gene encoding RadC family protein, with product MRVQEICAEQRPREKALQQGLRSLSDVELLALMLGSGTRNRPVMDLAADVLKATSNLADWESFTPASFMKIPGIREVKALHLAAAVDLVRRIKRARAFRSRPFVFNEVLEWCQLEFGFSSREHFAAVFLDTKGRILSSRVLSVGTQTESLVSIKGAFRAALEENAASVMFFHNHPSQDVSPSPQDIETTRGLEEAGCTMGIDVVDHIIVGGSDWFSMKLSGYMKGE
- the mreC gene encoding rod shape-determining protein MreC, yielding MKRFNRTQRRLLTAILVILTAGSVMMALRQAPVSNAGYSAWAYIRYGLVDRPLTSLGNMFRDVAGLWSVYQDNVYLNEELASQRSYQTMYQDEKNRNEELQEMLEMKGSLPESLQVSCNVLTRPASAWDQSFTISAGSMQGVRENMLAASSEGVVGLVSHVETATSTVELLTSDTLVNDIAISIPLEDGTTVEGILQSYDARKQAYRVSLFNNEAVITSGQKVSTSGKGGNYPSGIFVGTVTESVVNDDAIISTIYVKPVANISSFSYVTVIGREDSK
- the polA gene encoding DNA polymerase I, with protein sequence MKKLLLVDGNSMLFRTYYATIGQSRRMTTSQGIPTNAVFGFIHLLQKAIAQIEPDAMLVAWDCGKPTFRHERFEAYKGTRKELDEELIVQMPIVREYLDAANITRYEEEGYEADDIIGSMAASAPDMETYILTSDRDLLQLVDDSTRVILMKKGLAELDIVDKPELEKRYGLSPAQITDLKGLMGDASDNIPGVRHIGEKTALKLLHDFQTVEGVYAHLDQIRGKRREYLEEGKESAFLSKELATIYREMKLPFSMEDLALNPDSPQDFYRKYEMRSLLAQEEAQAVQQSWEIEAIDRLEFDPDGDIMLAVASLDPFMDQTLYGFVFPHGNTAAWLPVDKALEDPSFVTSRAWTTWDSKDFMHLLDRSGFPPARFSEDLHVASFLLYSQATSIDTLMEALEIVLPETFRDLGMKSKGGSSVERMKPVMAALAGQLAQKKDAVLARLKEEDMDTLYRTIELPLIPVLYEMEKNGIQCDRGRLEQLRAEFQERMDSLAEKIYELAGHPFKIESPKQLGTVLFDELGLKGGRKRSTAADVLEKLRDEHPIAELILEYRKYSKFMTTYITGLVRYIVDGKIHTTFNQTMTQTGRLSSSDPNLQNISVRDEEGRQIRSMFTAPEGHVLLSADYSQIELRMLAHMADEQAMIQAFLEDADIHTRTACQLFNVSAKDVTDQMRRVAKTVNFGIIYGQTDFGLSQTLGITRREAKEFMNIYFASYPNIHRYTNRVIEFCEEHGYVETLMHRRRMIPEIKDKNFMTREFGKRAAMNAPVQGSAADLIKMAMIAVKRRMEEEGVKSRLLLQIHDELILDVPDDEVEQMKKLVQDAMDHAMDLKVPLKAGIHTGRTWDEAK
- the mutM gene encoding bifunctional DNA-formamidopyrimidine glycosylase/DNA-(apurinic or apyrimidinic site) lyase, whose product is MPEGPEVQTVLNTLQDKLNGAVISRVEIHHPKLPANLPPDEFARALQGQTICGFSRIGKYLILITTDYDWVIHLRMEGKFFVLDHKPDPREKHMHAMFELADGRCLVYHDVRKFGRMYLYPKQENLRDLPVFDKVGPDALSPISPREFRSRLRKNRAIKINLLDQAVIAGIGNIYADEILFASRIHPETRAGDLSDDDLARILRNTKEILQEAIARKGTTIRSYTSSLGIEGEFQNRLRVHTKDGTLCPVCGSPIEKIKVGQRATYYCPECQKTAEGNSVPADPGYRTGIGQ
- the coaE gene encoding dephospho-CoA kinase (Dephospho-CoA kinase (CoaE) performs the final step in coenzyme A biosynthesis.) — its product is MERNRGKRHVIGLTGSMGAGKSAAAKILGGYIPVLDLDAVNAGLLEAGGEGSRLLGTYAWVPFRENGAVDRSEMAARMFADPVKRKQAEGILHPLLWNAMEDWIQDKPVCAVEVPLLFETGSADRFDSIWCVTCRESTAIDRLIRWRGFTEAGARERLQYQFPAEKKARASDVVLHNDGTLDALREQIEVALHQEGIYECVIH
- a CDS encoding DnaD domain protein, with amino-acid sequence MSASYIELQSRTPERTDRDSLFLLYRPLCGQDAVILYETLMSLSCRLDRIEPEQLLRLSGIGSGRMEKARKNLEMFGLLDVYTEPVSGRLLYAVNPPLDVSRFLRHQVFSRLLLNTVGSEQFDRLMQFFAVGASVPEGWMRQTADIDPEPLEREWSEEKEQSLQKLLPARDTAGFDWEKFYRNREYLFPVRMRTRANEELIANLARLYGLSEEQMVKYVSRACPPPMKILDQEALKNIIRSERRREFLDRQDPFENAPVLFLQERQKGAPVSDADRRMLEKLSQEYRFTGPVINELLDYTMEQTNGALPGKYVEKVAGTWARLGLDTREKVRDWRKKQTAQALQGVRKRKGLQVQPDSVFSGRLPDWYNDRGRQFASEEERQQMLKQIEDIKKNWKV
- a CDS encoding ATP-binding protein — protein: MKRMEIHAEMDETTRQAREALLEKLRNDPRIIRFLQTEKQDGQFLEQNAGAMGRYLDSLDRCSRCRGLEFCRQPMKGRGLAMHVVDGILEETYVPCRRQQAVMDLRRHRSSYRIFHGDPGDLELSMKSISMEGETPEYMCSYIAAMQSVDKPGGIFLYGQPGTGKTYLLTALANDFARQGLKVSFVKVPLFVQDFRQSLEDPEYRQDMLGHLKFSDVVVLDDLGSEGISKWTRDDILFPVLDYRMQNGKKTYFSSNYTPEELLEKYQPDGDRVASLRLQERIRSLAQPVKMTGSSRRNSAA
- the fba gene encoding class II fructose-1,6-bisphosphate aldolase gives rise to the protein MLVSATEMINKAHEGHYAIAQFNINNMEWIKAILLGCEAKKSPVILGVSEGAAKYMCGYKNAVDMVKNIMEFYGITVPVAIHLDHGTYEGAKKAIEAGFTSVMFDGSHYPIEENIAKSKELIDLAHSKGISIECEVGGIGGEEDGVVSAGEVADPKECAAVADLGVDFLAAGIGNIHGKYPADWAGLNFDVLKEIQNQTNGKPLVLHGGSGIPQEMVKEAITMGVSKVNVNTECQIVFADATKKYIEDGGIDKPKGYDPRKLLKPGADAIQALVEDYVVNFFGSADKA